The genomic interval CAGCTCCGGCCGCTAACAACAGGGGGCGCAGTGGAAGATCCGCTACACTCTCCATAACTGCACTAAAAAACTTcgccattttatttctttcgtGTTCAGAATAACGTCAGTAAACACCTTACTCTCACAAAGTTCAGCTGATTTCTGAAAGATCCGAAAGATTCTGTTCAGGTAGTTCTGTTCTGATTCTGTTCTTTAACGTCATCTAGGCAACGGACGTGACGTCACGTGACTGTgtaatgcaaacaaaaaaaaaaaaatcatgtgactGTGTAATGGGATTAAAAAACATCACGAGTGTGTAAtgccattttatatatatatatatatatatatacacatatatatacacacatatatgtatatgtatatatatatatatatatatattaaaaaactcAATATTTCATAACATCAGTATTTTTTTCACCAAGACCCTAAACTGCTCTCCTATTATTAAATAGAGTATTTTGtcctaaatgaatgaataaagcagATCACTGAGTATTTAGGGCTGTGTTTGGTATTTGCTCAGTTTAGGGGTCGATATGCTCTGGGCAGAAATCAGCTGTTTTGCttgaataaaaatagatttgATTGTATAGAAATAATTCATAGAATTTGCACACAGATGCATTTCTAAACTTCTGGGTTCGATTTTCTTTTCAATAATAATCCTACACAAAGTGATTTACAAGCTGTAGGAAGCTGAAATGAACTGACTTATaactttatcttatttattccacagaaacttttacattcactccaaatgattaaaaaaagagaaataaatagatttGAAGGTTGAATGAATTGAAGCTATTAAAGTCTGTTATCTTCACATGACACTTTTAAACTCTTATATTTttgataaattaaataaatgcatttaatcaagaatatattaaatatataattgatCTATTTATGGATTGATTTGCACAGCTCATCACTAGGGTTTTAATTCAgtaatgaatgattttttttaataatcctAAACATTTCCCAGTTGATTAGTGATCTAGGGAAACAGGGTAGTTCCTCATGGGGTAAATGTGGTTATTGTGGGACAGTAAGAGGGGGATATGGAGGGTCCTGCATGGGCAGTACGTGACCACCGTCTGGGTGTTAAATGGGCTGCTTTACTTTACAGCTCCTTTGAAGCAGTAAAACAATAAAGGAGCCAGAGGACAGTGAACTTTTATCATTTACAATTAACAACTTCTTGCTTTCTTCTTTAAGCCCAGcacaatacattacacacacacacacacacacacacacacacacacacacacgggaggAAACAATCGGTGTACCAAGAGGAAACATGCAGACTCCACGCAGGGAGCATGCAGTAGTGATGTGTCCTTCATGAACGATTCGTTGATGTTGaacgaatccttaatatgactcgggaAAGACGAATCGACTCAGAGAACGCatcgttcattttgtattgaccgcgcatgcgcagcaTCGGTTCATATCGGTTCTGTGCGGGAAACTTGATTAGTTCATCTTATTCATCTAGTTTGTCTTATTCTAAACATGATTAACGTTCGCGATGTGTCCAGGTAATTGCCTATTAACACATAACACATAATAACATTGTAATTAcattctgctgaaatgaacgAAATGAACTCGAAAAATGATCagttcattttgctgaacgagaTTCGAAGATCCGAGTCATTAAAATGATCTGAACTTCAAAGATCCGAGTCACTAAAATGATCCGAACCTCCCATCACTAGCATGTAGTGGGGGTAATGAGTAAACAATCCCTGGTTAAAACCGCATTAACACCCAAGAAGAAGAACCGCGCGGCCTgcggagaagaagaagaagaagaggaggaggaggaagagcgcCATCTGTGGTGTTGTTCTCTTCACCGCTCCTTGATCCTGAAGCGGTCTTTctgctccaaacacagatcCCGTTAGCGCCATGGACCCTGGGACCACCATCCTGCGGGTGAAGCGGAAAAGAGGCACGGACCCCGCGGACGCGCTGCTGCTCGCCTGTAAACGGGTTAGAGCCGAGTCCGGCACCGCGCAGCCCGAACCCGAACCCGAGCACGCGCGCATCGAAAACTCTGTGTTCAAGCTCGTGACCACGGTCTCCTCACAGGTGATGCTAACTAGCCGACATGCTAATTCCTGACCTAGCTGCTCGTTTAGTCATTTAATTTCAACCGGGCGCGAACTGCTTAAAATAACACCGTATTAAATCGATAAGGAGCTGATCCTTTACCTAgttaaaaacagtcagttgtaaTCTTGGCTAGTGTGCTACTTGACTAGCGTAAGTAAATATAACGGTGTTTTCTACTTATCTGACTAAACCCGCCTAGTTTACACAATATTCATACCTTTTAAGCCTTAATGTCTCTTAGTAATGTAACAAAACAGATATTTGCTTTTTTATGTAACTAATTGGTTTACTAGGTGAgtaatttgtaattaaaatgttaataactAGAATATTTGCTTAGTTATAGTTTTTTGatcaggtgactgtgtgagtgataTCCGATgtgttaaatctgtaaaataaacacctCTCACGTTTAAACACTTTTCTGTGGTCTTTCTTTCCAGGACGCTCCGGTGCAGACACACGTGCGTGAAGCTCTGTCACGTCCACGTCTTGCACACGCCCTGCGTCCGTCTCACGGCAGTTCCGACAGGATCATCGGCGACTTGCGCAACACCAAATGGACCACGAGAAGAGAGGAGCGGTACCGGATCCTGTCCGGCCACCGAGCCGGACTTCCTGCAGAGCCCGGCAAAGATCGAGAACCTGAAGAGAACgctcagacagacacagaacCTCGCTTGGGAGGCGTGCAGGTGTTTGATATCGTTCAGGAAGACGGTGAGGAGGACGAGAAAGATCCTGAGAAGGTAAGAATTGTTGATGACTAGAGTTCTATGAGAACTGACTAAATGTTGGAGGCGTACGGAACAGTCAGAGGTCAGAAAGAAGTTTTTATCCCCGGTCTTCTCCAGAACATGCAGTCCGACCCTGAGACGATTCTGTGTAACTCTATGAAGATGATACGTGAGAAGTTGAGCGTGTCGACACACGGAGCCGGGGCTGAACATCGCGAGAAGGAGGATGACTACGTTTACGATCTGTACTACCAGGAGACGGCCACGCCCGGCTGGATTCAGGACATCTTATCGGTCAGACCCTACACTGAAGAAGGAGAGCTGGTGAGTGGAGAGATCTTAATAAAATTagtaaaatgaatataaacctgAGGAATTGAAGCAGTCAGACCCAGAAAACTCATTTTGTGGATTATTAAAGAAACAGCTGAGCATCATCTGACACTTGAACTGGTGTTATTGGGTCATAAAAATTAAGAACCAATCAGGATCCGGTATTCAGATGCAGCTCATATAAGAAGGTCTTCCCAGAGGATGGCAGAGTTTGTGACTTATCTATTCCCTAagcaatttattaattaatacataaacGTGTTTGCGGTCTTCCAGACCTGTGCAGGTGACTTTAACGTTGTTTAATAAACTATTAATTAGTATCTTATTATCAACAGCAGCACATCATCCCAAGTTTGAGAGGTTTTGAGGAAGCAggaagtgtttataatgataaataaaatggtTCAGCATCAGTGTTCCATCTGAGTCACGGGATTTAAATCCTCAGGT from Hemibagrus wyckioides isolate EC202008001 linkage group LG10, SWU_Hwy_1.0, whole genome shotgun sequence carries:
- the slc7a6os gene encoding probable RNA polymerase II nuclear localization protein SLC7A6OS, whose amino-acid sequence is MDPGTTILRVKRKRGTDPADALLLACKRVRAESGTAQPEPEPEHARIENSVFKLVTTVSSQDAPVQTHVREALSRPRLAHALRPSHGSSDRIIGDLRNTKWTTRREERYRILSGHRAGLPAEPGKDREPEENAQTDTEPRLGGVQVFDIVQEDGEEDEKDPEKNMQSDPETILCNSMKMIREKLSVSTHGAGAEHREKEDDYVYDLYYQETATPGWIQDILSVRPYTEEGELVPDEVAWEEEVYEDEDDENAESNWRNDYPDEEDSDEESNEERYGGCWSEEHSYSRRSWERYQREVMKELDDEEEKEDREEYDSD